The following coding sequences lie in one Oryctolagus cuniculus chromosome 7, mOryCun1.1, whole genome shotgun sequence genomic window:
- the C7H1orf162 gene encoding transmembrane protein C1orf162 homolog codes for MGGSWSTPKTSTGRQAMLSTAAPTTSPAACLSKQPSKEYLLLAFFVGILLTLLLLAFVFLIIKSYRKCHSTSQVLDPHSDPPAKVSSTPDESLTYASMTFKISEKKRNHSTEHRSADLEPVVYAQINVADAPCLSREA; via the exons ATGGGAGGAAGTTGGTCCACACCTAAGACCAGTACGG GCAGACAAGCCATGCTGTCCACGGCAGCCCCAACGACAAGCCCTGCGGCCTGTCTCTCGAAACAGCCCAG CAAGGAATATTTACTCTTGGCCTTTTTCGTTGGGATTCTGCTGACACTGCTACTGCTGGCCTTTGTCTTCCTCATCATAAAGAGCTACCGGAAAT GTCACTCCACTTCCCAGGTCCTGGATCCTCATTCAGATCCTCCAGCCAAG GTTTCCTCGACCCCAGATGAGTCTCTCACCTACGCAAGCATGACTTTCAAAATCTCGGAAAAAAAACGCAATCACTCGACTGAGCATCGTTCTGCAGACCTGGAACCCGTTGTCTATGCGCAGATCAATGTGGCAGACGCACCCTGCCTTTCCAGAGAGGCTTGA